A portion of the Candida dubliniensis CD36 chromosome R, complete sequence genome contains these proteins:
- a CDS encoding suppressor of essential function protein 1 homologue, putative (Similar to S. cerevisiae SEF1), with protein sequence MKFEKGKVRILPKPSPTPTNPQTPLPLLPAQSKPVTTKRKSASNTPTNESKKSKKSNSTASTPNSATPTSIGTPPQKPSKATGHRPVTSCTFCRQHKIKCNASDNYPNPCERCKKMGLKCEIDPEFRPRKGSQIQSLKSDVDELKAKIEMLTKNESLLTQALNQHNLNHTPQQQQQSPGSQSQQHPPNPQRALSYTSTNSSPQVAFSNASPIPSVTSIQHNAPLTHENSDNSPYALNTPENIEELQPISEFILGDVTLPLNKANELHDKFMTIHLPFLPIIISRSATELYHKSQLLFWAVILTASLSEPDPKLYMSLASLIKQLAIETCWIKTPRSTHVIQALIILSIWPLPNEKVLDDCSYRFVGLAKNLSLQLGLHRGGEFIQEFSRNQVSLGPDAERWRTRSWLAVFFCEQFWSSLLGLPPSINTTDYLLENARVDKSLPKNFRCLISLSIFQCKLVNIMGISVTRPDGLLEPSNRAGSLSLLDRELERLRFKLQFEEGGPIEVYYLYIKLMICCFAFLPGTPIEDQVKYVSFAYLSATRIVTIVSQMVNDISLIELPIYIRQAVTYSVLMLFKLHLSRYLIDKYVDSARQSIVTVHRLFRNTLSSWKDLQNDISRTAKVLENLNMVLYNYPEIFLNDSENEDSSIITRMRSHLTASLFYDLVWCAHEARRRSVLDKGKRQAKPNKKILPLPFYNQITKDDFKTITTTSPNGTTITTLVPTDQAMNQAKSKSFDSSKPLEINGIPLPMLEATGSTKEVLDTLPSQSLPSQAPALQQYPMQQQQQPQQEPLPSKKQQQQQQQQQQHQQQPQQYQQPSQPNQQQPYLQHQRQFQQSPPPQFSMISSTPPLSQPPFILANSPIPQTYLPKIDEMNVSPEVKQEHPVAPFASQITNFFDQQTSGWFNNDNQDDDFLGWFDVNMMQEK encoded by the coding sequence atgaaatttgaaaaaggCAAGGTGAGAATTTTGCCTAAACCATCCCCTACACCAACCAACCCCCAAACTCCATTACCATTGCTTCCAGCTCAAAGTAAACCTGTAActacaaaaagaaaatcagcATCCAATACACCTAcaaatgaatcaaaaaaatcaaaaaaatcaaattctaCTGCTTCGACACCCAATAGTGCTACGCCAACATCAATTGGGACACCTCCACAGAAACCTTCCAAAGCTACTGGTCATAGACCAGTGACTTCATGTACATTTTGTCGTCAGcataaaatcaaatgtaATGCCTCAGATAATTACCCCAATCCATGTGAGAGATGTAAAAAAATGGGATTGAAATGTGAGATTGATCCAGAATTTAGACCTCGCAAAGGGTCACAGATTCAGTCATTGAAACTggatgttgatgaattgaaggctaaaattgaaatgcTAACAAAGAATGAATCTTTGCTCACACAAGCTTTGAATCAACACAATTTGAATCACACTCcacagcagcagcaacaactgCCTGGATCACAATCTCAACAACATCCTCCAAATCCACAGCGTGCATTGTCATATACATCTACAAATTCATCGCCACAGGTTGCATTTAGCAATGCATCACCAATTCCCTCAGTAACAAGCATTCAACACAATGCACCATTAACTCACGAAAATTCCGATAATTCCCCATACGCTTTGAATACGCCAGAAAACATCGAAGAATTACAACCAATTTCAGAATTTATTTTAGGTGATGTTACTTTACCATTAAACAAGGCCAATGAGTTACACGACAAATTTATGACCATACATTTACCATttttaccaataataatatctcGATCAGCCACTGAATTATACCATAAATCACAATTACTTTTTTGGGCCGTGATTCTCACTGCAAGTTTATCAGAACCAGATCCAAAACTTTATATGTCATTGGCATCCTTAATAAAGCAATTAGCAATTGAAACATGTTGGATTAAAACTCCAAGATCAACTCATGTTATTCAAGCTTTGATCATACTTTCAATATGGCCATTGCCTAATGAAAAAGTTTTAGATGATTGTTCATATAGATTTGTTGGATTAGCAAAGAATTTATCATTACAATTAGGTCTACATCGTGGAGGAGAATTCATTCAAGAATTTAGTCGAAATCAAGTAAGTCTAGGGCCAGATGCAGAAAGGTGGAGAACCCGTTCATGGTTAGCGGTTTTCTTTTGTGAACAGTTTTGGTCATCATTATTAGGATTGCCTCCTTCAATAAACACTACtgattatttattggagAATGCTCGtgttgataaatcattGCCTAAAAATTTCCGTTGTTTGATTTCACTATCTATTTTCCAATGCAAATTAGTTAATATTATGGGTATTAGCGTTACCAGACCAGACGGTTTATTAGAACCTCTGAATCGTGCTGGTTCACTTAGTTTATTGGATAGAGAATTGGAAAGATTAAGATTTAAACTTCAATTTGAAGAAGGGGGTCCAATTGAagtatattatttatacatcaaattgatgatttgcTGTTTTGCCTTTTTACCAGGAACACCTATAGAAGATCAAGTTAAATATGTTAGTTTTGCATATTTATCGGCAACAAGAATTGTGACAATTGTTTCTCAAATGGTGAATGACATTTCCTTGATTGAATTGCCGATATATATCAGACAAGCAGTGACATACAGTGTGCTCATGTTGTTTAAATTACATTTATCGAGATACTTGATTGACAAGTACGTTGATAGTGCTAGACAGCTGATTGTTACTGTTCATCGTTTATTCAGGAATACCTTGAGTTCTTGGAAGGATTTGCAAAACGATATTTCTCGAACAGCCAAAGTTTTAGAAAATTTGAACATGGTGTTGTACAATTATCctgaaatatttttaaatgatCTGGAAAATGAGGATTCGAGTATCATCACTAGAATGAGATCACATTTGACAGCATCTTTATTCTATGATTTGGTTTGGTGTGCACACGAGGCAAGAAGGAGATCAGTACTTGACAAGGGGAAAAGACAGGCTAAACccaacaagaaaatattaCCCTTGCCATTTTACAATCAAATCACCAAGGATGATTTCAAGACAATTACCACGACATCACCAAATGGaactactattactacaTTGGTTCCAACTGATCAAGCCATGAATCAAGCAAAGCTGAAATCTTTTGATTCTAGCAAACCACTTGAAATAAATGGCATTCCTTTGCCCATGCTTGAAGCTACTGGTTCAACAAAAGAAGTTTTAGATACTTTGCCTTCACAATCCTTGCCATCACAAGCACCAGCTCTTCAGCAATATCCAAtgcaacagcagcaacaaccgCAACAAGAACCATTACCACTGAAgaagcagcagcaacagcagcagcagcagcagcagcaccaacaacaaccacaacaatatcaacaaccactgcaaccaaatcaacaacaaccttATCTTCAACATCAAAGACAGTTTCAACAATCGCCACCACCGCAGTTCTCAATGATTTCGTCAACGCCGCCTCTTCTGCAACCACCTTTTATTTTGGCAAACTCACCGATACCACAAACATATTTACCGAAGATAGATGAAATGAACGTGTCACCAGAAGTAAAACAAGAACACCCTGTGGCCCCGTTCGCATCTCAAATTACCAACTTTTTTGATCAGCAAACAAGTGGATGGTTTAATAACGACAACCAAGATGATGACTTTTTGGGTTGGTTTGATGTTAATATGATGCAAGAGAAGTAA
- a CDS encoding DNA repair protein rad51 homologue, putative (Similar to S. cerevisiae RAD51), with protein sequence MTQTEIDQAELTEEGSHPQNINADAEVEAEEDEDILNGPLLIEQLEGNGINASDIKKLKAEGFHTIESIAYTPKRHLMTVKGISENKAEKISAEAAKLVPLGFTTASEFHSRRSELICLTTGSKQLDTLLGGGIETGSITEVFGEFRTGKSQLCHTLAVTCQLPIDMGGGEGKCLYIDTEGTFRPNRLVSIAQRYGLNPNDCLDNVAYARAYNAEHQLNLLNIASQMMAESRFSLLIVDSIMSLYRTDYAGRGELSARQTHVARFMRTLQRLADEFGIAVIITNQVVAQVDGMSGMFNPDPKKPIGGNIIAHASTTRLSFKKGRGETRICKIYDSPCLPESECVFAIYEDGIGDPKVEDDE encoded by the coding sequence ATGACTCAAACAGAAATCGACCAAGCTGAACTTACTGAAGAAGGATCACATCCACAAAATATCAACGCTGATGCTGAAGTTGAAGCagaagaagacgaagatattttgaatggaccattattgattgaacaattggaaGGAAATGGGATTAATGCCTCtgatatcaaaaaattaaaagcTGAAGGTTTCCATACTATTGAAAGTATTGCCTATACTCCCAAAAGACATCTTATGACAGTTAAAGGAATCAGTGAAAATAAAGCTGAGAAAATATCAGCTGAAGCTGCAAAATTAGTTCCCTTGGGTTTCACCACAGCCAGTGAATTTCATTCGCGTCGTTCTgaattaatttgtttaaccACTGGTTCAAAGCAATTGGACACTTTATTGGGAGGTGGTATAGAAACAGGTAGTATCACTGAAGTGTTTGGTGAATTTAGAACTGGTAAATCACAATTGTGTCACACGTTAGCCGTTACGTGTCAGTTACCAATCGATATGGGTGGTGGTGAAGGGAAATGTCTTTATATTGATACCGAAGGTACATTCCGACCAAATAGATTGGTATCCATTGCTCAAAGATATGGATTAAATCCTAATGATTGTTTGGATAATGTAGCTTATGCCCGTGCTTATAATGCTGaacatcaattaaatttattaaatattgcTTCTCAAATGATGGCCGAATCACGATTCTctttattgattgttgataGTATTATGTCCTTGTACCGTACTGATTATGCTGGTAGAGGTGAATTGAGTGCAAGACAAACTCATGTTGCCAGATTCATGAGAACTTTACAACGTTTGGCCGATGAATTTGGTATTGCTGTAATTATCACCAATCAAGTTGTTGCCCAAGTTGATGGTATGTCTGGTATGTTTAATCCTGATCCTAAAAAACCAATTGGAGGCAATATCATTGCCCATGCATCAACAACTAGattatcatttaaaaaGGGAAGAGGtgaaacaagaatttgCAAGATCTATGATAGTCCCTGTTTACCTGAAAGTGAATGTGTTTTTGCCATCTATGAAGACGGTATTGGTGATCCAAAAGTAGAAGATGATGAGTAG
- a CDS encoding serine/threonine-protein kinase, putative (Similar to S. cerevisiae KIN4), translated as MSTIPSQVEINFNKIHQRSNSSSSTSTSSYRIPSGNSCIPRTVEIPSLPHTSSHQQYQNHQQMPSSSSHAHIAKKIHREVRFGAYILGSTLGEGEFGKVKLGWRKDGKHPSQVAIKLIKRSSITKDSDSEIKIHREINSLKLLNHPNIVNLVEVMKSGKYIGIVLEYASGGELFDYILQHKYLKENVAKKLFAQLVSGVDYMHAKGLIHRDLKLENLLLDKHRNVIISDFGFVNSYNRDKNDLMKTSCGSPCYAAPELVLSQTAYEGRKVDIWSLGVILYAMLAGYLPFDDDPENEDGSDIIKLYHYICKTPLTFPEYVSPLARDLLRKIIVSDPKKRIGIDDIRNHPWLSSHANLLSIRQPEWDKVHNEKQQPIVVEPPQPNKRYSMINERTNSSSLMSPAPRVTHTQPLSSHARSYSSTSISLLYSSPSATPSMANAVTNGEGATGGSINESNDTLQLSGTPSPKKPNTVSPVRGHQKSASISNSYSSASVALKAVVYEENRLHNHQQQQSQSQSQQYIPRSSTISTIVESPTKASTTTETEATDGKKVLLPPPSKDAQKLPHATKRPRPTSYHPSSMSSTLIHNNQNPTDVLKIPSPINFPMTQFISTSPPKSNGSLNDSGSFNNCSPKATSRRNSVVTHVHVNGVLSKENLIHSSSSPDNKRNSVLSYLEDKIDTLELTESHSPSKLTFEEIVDAAIATPEINQVPVFDSQTSPNGIGLDIKTKEFDETRLVEEKKSKETVSDSKSEESTKDTQPEENVVIYEPIVPVEEYIKKPEHVNTIEAEQPEEVKIEDKDLQNQKPPQQQAEGKHSPELGKSKIDLKKSVSQKKKVKEESIKKQKDVDSKPIERRHTIAARRHHNDENKENKDVKKRNRFSLLSFYSSYNSSNSNISLATSKVPSNSENNTTNNAVLKPTNINTTRKVLEPSNETNIIRKESKQSNSNGSTTSKSTTSSSSSSSAPTASSTSSSSKRASTATKETSAARKVMDFFKRRSVRVG; from the coding sequence ATGTCGACAATCCCATCGCAGGttgaaataaatttcaacaaaatacaTCAGCGTTCAAACTCATCGTCATCCACATCCACATCTTCATATCGTATACCATCTGGAAATAGTTGTATCCCAAGAACAGTAGAAATACCATCACTACCACACACATCATCTCATcaacaataccaaaatcatcaacagatgccttcttcatcttcacaTGCACatattgcaaaaaaaatacatcGAGAAGTTCGATTTGGTGCATATATACTTGGTTCCACCCTTGGTGAAGGTGAATTTGGTAAAGTTAAACTTGGTTGGAGAAAAGATGGCAAACATCCGAGTCAAGTTgcaataaaattaattaaacgATCATCAATAACTAAAGATTCTGATTCGGAAATCAAAATCCACCGAGAGATAAATTCACTTAAACTATTAAACCACCCAAATATCGTCAATTTGGTTGAAGTAATGAAAAGTGGTAAATATATCGGTATAGTATTGGAATATGCATCTGGTGGTGAGTTGTTCGATTATATTTTGCAACACAAgtatttaaaagaaaatgttgccaaaaaattgtttgctCAACTAGTAAGTGGAGTTGATTACATGCATGCCAAGGGATTGATCCATCGAGATTTAAAGTTGGAAAATTTGTTATTGGATAAACACAGAAATGTCATCATCAgtgattttggttttgtaaATTCATATAATCGagataaaaatgatttgatGAAAACCAGTTGTGGGTCCCCATGTTATGCCGCACCCGAATTAGTGTTATCACAAACTGCATACGAAGGAAGAAAAGTTGATATTTGGTCGTTGGGAGTAATATTATATGCCATGTTGGCAGGATATTTACCGTTTGATGACGATCCAGAAAATGAAGATGGTTCTgatataatcaaattatatcATTACATTTGTAAGACTCCATTGACATTCCCAGAATATGTTTCCCCATTGGCTCGTGACTTGTTGagaaaaataattgtttcTGATCCgaaaaagagaattggCATTGATGATATTAGAAACCATCCATGGTTGAGTTCCCATGCCAATTTGTTATCAATTAGACAACCAGAATGGGACAAGGTACATAATGAAAAACAACAgccaattgttgttgaaccACCACAGCCAAATAAGAGATACTCCATGATCAATGAACGTACCAATTCATCGTCATTGATGTCACCAGCACCAAGAGTTACCCATACCCAACCACTTTCATCACATGCAAGATCATATTCTTCTACAAGCATTAGTTTATTGTATTCATCTCCATCAGCAACTCCATCAATGGCTAATGCGGTCACTAATGGCGAAGGTGCAACTGGGGgatcaataaatgaatcTAACGATACTTTGCAGCTATCAGGAACACCATCACCAAAGAAACCAAACACGGTATCTCCTGTGCGTGGTCATCAAAAATCAGCGTCAATATCAAACTCATATTCGTCAGCTAGTGTTGCATTGAAAGCAGTCGTTTATGAGGAGAATAGACTTCACaaccatcaacaacaacaactgcaACTGCAACTGCAGCAATATATACCAAGATCATCTACAATATCTACCATAGTGGAAAGTCCTACTAAAGCTAGTACCACAACAGAAACAGAAGCAACAGATGGTAAAAAAGTGTtgttaccaccaccaagTAAAGATGCACAAAAATTGCCTCATGCCACGAAGAGACCAAGACCAACTTCATATCATCCATCTTCTATGTCGTCTACTTTGATACATAACAACCAAAACCCTACTGATGTGCTTAAAATTCCTAGTCCAATAAACTTCCCAATGACACAGTTTATTTCCACTTCACCACCTAAATCGAATGGGTCATTAAATGATTCTGGCAGCTTTAACAATTGCTCACCAAAGGCGACTTCAAGAAGAAACTCAGTTGTCACTCATGTTCACGTTAATGGCGTGTTAAGTAAAGagaatttgattcattCTTCTAGTTCCCCTGacaataaaagaaattcGGTGTTGAGTTATTTAGAGGATAAAATTGACACTTTAGAATTAACCGAAAGTCATTCGCCTTCCAAACTTacttttgaagaaattgttgatgcaGCTATTGCCACTCCAGAAATCAATCAAGTACCTGTATTTGATTCACAAACTTCACCAAATGGAATTGGTTTGGATATTAAAactaaagaatttgatgaaactCGTTTAGTGGAGGAAAAGAAATCTAAAGAAACCGTTTCAGATAGCAAGAGTGAAGAACTGACAAAGGATACCCAACCAGAGGAAAATGTTGTTATATATGAACCTATTGTTCCCGTTGAAGAATACATTAAAAAACCAGAGCACGTAAATACTATTGAAGCTGAGCAGCCAGAGGAAGTTAAAATAGAAGATAAGGATCtacaaaaccaaaaaccaccacaacaacaagcaGAGGGAAAACATTCACCAGAACTTGGTAAGtccaaaattgatttgaagaaatcagtttcacaaaagaaaaaagtgaaGGAAGAATCCataaagaaacaaaaggaTGTTGATTCCAAACCAATAGAGAGACGACACACCATTGCTGCGAGAAGACATCATAATGAcgaaaataaagaaaataaagatGTGAAGAAACGTAACAGATTTAGTTTATTATCGTTTTACAGTTCTtacaattcatcaaattcaaatatatcGCTTGCAACCAGCAAAGTGCCATCGAATTCGGAGAATAATACTACTAATAACGCAGTGTTGAAACcaacaaatattaatacAACTAGAAAAGTGTTAGAACCTTCAAATGAGACGAATATAATCAGAAAAGAGTCGAAACAATCTAATTCAAATGGCTCAACCAcatcaaaatcaaccaCATCCTCGTCATCGTCTTCTTCTGCTCCAACAGCATCATcgacatcatcatcatcaaaacGAGCATCTACTGCAACTAAAGAAACAAGCGCAGCCAGGAAAGTTAtggattttttcaaaagaagaagtgTCAGAGTTGGTTAA